A section of the Mergibacter septicus genome encodes:
- the hfq gene encoding RNA chaperone Hfq, which translates to MAKGQSLQDPYLNSLRRERIPVSIYLVNGIKLQGQIESFDQFVILLKNTVSQMVYKHAISTVVPARSISPHQNHTGSKSVSGEIGLEEEKE; encoded by the coding sequence ATGGCAAAAGGACAATCTCTACAAGATCCTTATTTAAATTCACTCCGTCGTGAGCGTATTCCTGTTTCAATTTATTTGGTTAACGGAATTAAATTACAAGGTCAAATTGAGTCGTTCGATCAATTCGTTATTTTATTAAAAAATACCGTCAGTCAAATGGTTTACAAACATGCTATTTCAACTGTTGTACCAGCACGTTCAATTTCTCCTCACCAAAATCATACAGGTTCTAAATCTGTATCTGGTGAAATAGGTCTTGAAGAAGAAAAAGAATAA